A single genomic interval of Anser cygnoides isolate HZ-2024a breed goose chromosome 7, Taihu_goose_T2T_genome, whole genome shotgun sequence harbors:
- the ZP4 gene encoding zona pellucida sperm-binding protein 4: MDVVGQARPVSGALLFWGLLGPFTLVVGVQGSFFADPGMLACGQDSLQLTLSPGWEGNVSFVLTAWDTDGKAHALHNDSGCGLWVSGAPDVSKKVSVSYTSCYVFEWDGNYLMIVGLEGTDAAGQRVLLEEKLLRCPVDLPALDAPSSSVCSAIRSQDRLPCASSPVSRGDCEARGCCYNPRDRVKTCYYGNTVTAHCTPDGQFSIAVSRDVTLPPVILDSVHLASGPSAGCTPVVKNSAFVVYQFPLSACGTTFQVTGDHVVYENELVASRDVKTGSLGSVTRDSTFRLHVRCSYSITGSFIPLSVQVFTLPPLPAVSQPGPLSLELRVASDKSYSSYYMDSDYPLVKALRDPIYVEVRILQRTDPDLVLVLHHCWATPSINPHQQMQWPVLVDGCPYAGDNYQTQLVPLSIASGLQFPSHYQRFTLYTFTFVDSASQEMLSGLVYLHCSASVCHRSVQESCTTTCPAGARGKRSAEHNFQDGASHVSSRGPVIFLQNKLRQEAAVDSLRAAVLAAAPWALGFAAVATVVVLVAAVLRWRKVPIAHEVNALQ, from the exons atGGATGTTGTAGGGCAGGCTAGGCCTGTGTCTGGAGCTCTACTCTTTTGGGGGTTGCTTGGTCCCTTTACTTTGGTTGTGGGGGTTCAGGGCAGCTTTTTTGCTGACCCTGGCATGCTGGCTTGTGGTCAAGATAGCTTGCAGCTCACCTTATCCCCGGGCTGGGAAGGGAATGTTTCCTTTGTGCTGACTGCTTGGG ACACTGATGGGAAGGCACATGCCCTGCACAATGACTCTGGCTGTGGGCTCTGGGTTTCGGGGGCTCCAGACGTCTCTAAGAAAGTGTCAGTCTCCTACACCAGCTGCTATGTCTTCGAATGG GATGGCAATTACCTCATGATTGTGGGGCTCGAAGGCACAGATGCAGCTGGGCAAAGGGTTCTTCTGGAAGAGAAGCTGCTCAGGTGCCCTGTGGACCTTCCTG CCCTGGATGCCCCAAGCAGCAGTGTCTGCTCTGCCATCCGTAGCCAGGACCGGCTGCCCTGTGCCTCCTCCCCTGTCAGCCGGGGAGACTGTGAAGCACGGGGCTGTTGCTACAACCCCAGGGACAGGGTGAAGACTTGCTACTATGGTAACACAG TGACAGCTCACTGCACACCAGATGGACAGTTTTCCATTGCTGTCTCTCGGGATGTCACCCTGCCACCTGTTATCCTGGACTCTGTGCATCTGGCCAGTGGGCCAAGTGCTGGCTGCACCCCTGTAGTGAAAAACAGTGCCTTTGTTGTGTACCAGTTCCCACTTTCTGCCTGTGGCACTACTTTTCAG GTCACTGGAGACCACGTTGTGTATGAGAATGAGTTGGTGGCATCCAGGGATGTGAAGACTGGGAGCCTTGGTTCTGTCACTAGGGACAGCACTTTCAG GCTACATGTCCGCTGTAGTTACTCAATCACTGGGAGCTTCATCCCCCTGAGCGTTCAGGTCTTCACGCTGCCACCACTCCCTGCCGTGTCCCAGCCAGGTCCTCTGTCCTTGGAGCTGCGTGTTGCTTCAG ATAAAAGCTATAGTTCCTACTACATGGACAGTGACTATCCTCTTGTGAAGGCTCTGAGAGACCCCATTTATGTTGAAGTTAGAATCCTTCAGAGAACAGACCCTGACCTGGTTCTGGTCCTGCACCACTGCTGGGCCACTCCAAGTATCAATCCCCACCAACAGATGCAGTGGCCTGTCTTGGTGGATGG GTGCCCTTATGCAGGGGACAACTATCAAACACAGCTGGTGCCTCTGAGTATTGCCTCAGGACTACAGTTCCCATCTCACTACCAGCGTTTCACCCTCTACACATTCACCTTTGTGGACTCCGCTTCCCAAGAGATGCTCTCTGGGCTG GTGtacctgcactgcagtgcctcagtGTGCCACCGGTCTGTGCAGGAGTCCTGCACCACCACTTGTCCTGCTGGAGCCA GGGGTAAAAGGAGTGCTGAGCACAACTTTCAGGATGGTGCCTCCCATGTCTCTAGCAGAGGCCCTGTTATTTTCCTCCAGAACAAGCTGAGACAAGAAGCTGCTGTGGATAGCCTCA GAGCAGCGGTgcttgctgcagccccctgggctCTTGGCTTTGCTGCTGTGGCAACTGTGGTGGTGTTAGTGGCTGCTGTGCTGAGGTGGAGGAAGGTGCCTATAGCACATGAAGTCAATGCACTGCAATAA